A DNA window from Streptococcus sp. LPB0220 contains the following coding sequences:
- a CDS encoding dihydrofolate reductase, producing the protein MKKIIGIWAQTENGIIGKDQVMPWHLPAELQHFKETTMGQAILMGRVTFDGMKKRVLPGRTSIILTQDQAYDSENDAVLVMHSKEEVLEWYQNQEKNLYIIGGSQILRLFSDQLEELIQTMIHATLDGDTLAPKFDEKRYEKVRQVPHLKDEKNPYDFTVNYYKRKDLD; encoded by the coding sequence ATGAAAAAGATAATTGGTATCTGGGCTCAAACTGAAAATGGCATTATTGGGAAGGACCAAGTCATGCCTTGGCATTTGCCAGCTGAGCTTCAGCATTTCAAAGAAACGACCATGGGGCAAGCGATTCTTATGGGAAGAGTGACCTTTGATGGTATGAAAAAACGGGTTCTACCAGGTCGGACTAGCATTATCTTAACGCAAGATCAGGCTTATGATTCTGAAAATGATGCTGTACTCGTCATGCATAGCAAAGAAGAAGTCTTAGAGTGGTATCAGAACCAAGAGAAGAATCTTTACATTATTGGAGGCAGTCAGATTTTAAGGCTTTTCTCTGATCAGTTAGAAGAGTTGATCCAGACCATGATTCATGCAACGCTTGATGGCGATACATTGGCACCAAAATTTGATGAGAAACGTTATGAAAAGGTCCGTCAAGTTCCCCATCTGAAAGATGAGAAAAATCCATATGATTTTACGGTCAACTATTATAAGAGAAAGGATTTAGACTAA